One window of Amaranthus tricolor cultivar Red isolate AtriRed21 chromosome 13, ASM2621246v1, whole genome shotgun sequence genomic DNA carries:
- the LOC130797445 gene encoding ubiquitin-like domain-containing protein CIP73, producing MIREPSGSFNSQSSFTSLPSNLPINFYDSQTLDYVFCDSLFCRHFIQSRALLHSLFKFYAAELVTIMSDQNFTEGASTSGDTVLVAESNVELNIKTLDSQMYNFRVDKSMLVSSFKEKIAQEVGVPVGQQRLIFRGKVLKDDHLLSDYHVENGDTLHLVVRQPTQPQTSSATSSVDASGNIGTQGIDGSTGVPRNRIGQLSHSVVLGTLNIGDQGEGGASDISRVIGAVLNSLGIGNLATNAAFGAPNTDPTNPVPASQSNDTEQGHGGNGNQSQAGNQAQFAQPFLSQPFHAPLAGISIPSSSLNMPIPSSLDTLSEFMSRMEGVLSQNGYQPSSFSSGTTDQPATLLTSNTRGMPTPEALSIVLRHAERLLSGPAVAALSHIAGRMEQEAGSTNASVRSEIQSESLQVGLAMQHMGALLLELGRTILMLRMGQSPAEAVVNAGHAVYISPLGPNPIMVQPFPHQTSPLFNTPSASTPNTGPSVPVGIVGSAPRNINIHIHAGTSLAPVVSAIGARGAGGDGSLGERGSTASGNSGVNQGLPVRNVIATAVPSRATTIAVTPVLSTSQSIGNVTSSQAPDAAALSSVISQVNSQIRNFIDNMHPDIQNSSGQQENPVVPSSAASGGGSVDAGHLSNMMSSESIGKTHESHVGSVSGQQTQEDIKRVGIQGDSSKSNEESVRLEEPSSSIADGEQADKSTSAKQIPLGLGGGLQPKKRSRQSKMHPVSGEAGPSSFDQGQQARISGQQILQSLASRSTSGVNNSTEHGTGQPQQGFRQSVEGLQSNAQGSDGQFDVTGMMSQLLESPALSGLLSGVAQQSGVGSPDVLRNMLQQFTQNPAMINTVNQLAQQVDTEEFRDMFADMGSGEDGTINFSTMFQQMMPVVSQVLGSGSVQNGLRNVLPGLLPQSGDRRSGENSFDLNSQSNVQEVVQRIALHSPSPDIFHAMVQNAAESLEAAEREQIDGLCSNHDLVDQFVEMLQNDMRQRLEGNPASDGES from the exons ATGATTCGTGAACCTTCTGGATCTTTCAATAGTCAATCATCCTTCACCTCTCTTCCATCAAATCTTCCAATCAATTTCTACGATTCTCAAACCCTAGATTACGTCTTCTGCGATTCTCTCTTCTGCCGCCATTTTATTCAATCACGAGCTCTTCTTCACTCTCTTTTCAAATTTTACGCTGCTGAGTTGGTG ACTATCATGTCGGATCAGAATTTCACTGAAGGTGCAAGCACTAGTGGTGATACCGTTTTAGTTGCAGAATCAAATGTCGAGCTCAATATCAAAACTTTGGATTCACAGATGTATAATTTTCGGGTGGATAAGAGT ATGCTTGTGTCATCATTCAAGGAAAAGATTGCTCAGGAAGTTGGTGTACCTGTTGGACAACAGCGACTTATTTTCAGGGGGAAGGTTTTAAAGGATGATCACTTACTCTCTGACTACC ATGTCGAAAATGGGGATACATTGCATTTAGTTGTAAGACAACCAACACAGCCGCAAACATCATCTGCTACCAGTTCTGTTGATGCTTCTGGTAACATTGGCACTCAAG GAATAGATGGTAGTACTGGTGTTCCTCGCAATCGTATTGGACAATTATCTCATAGTGTAGTTCTTGGTACCTTAAATATTGGGGACCAGGGGGAAGGAGGTGCTTCAGATATTAGTCGG GTTATTGGAGCAGTTTTGAATTCATTAGGCATTGGTAACCTAGCCACAAATGCTGCTTTTGGTGCTCCAAACACTGATCCG ACAAATCCTGTCCCCGCTTCCCAAAGCAATGATACAGAGCAAGGCCATGGTGGCAATGGAAATCAAAGCCAGGCTGGTAATCAGGCACAGTTTGCGCAACCATTTTTGAGTCAACCATTTCATGCTCCCTTGGCGGGAATATCTATACCTTCATCTTCACTTAACATG CCTATCCCAAGCTCACTTGACACACTCTCTGAGTTCATGAGTCGAATGGAAGGGGTGCTCTCCCAAAATG GATATCAACCATCCTCTTTCTCAAGTGGCACGACAGATCAACCAGCTACTCTGTTGACTTCAAATACCAGAGGAATGCCTACACCTGAAGCACTTAGCATAGTGTTGAGACATGCAGAACGACTTTTGAGTGGTCCGGCTGTTGCAGCACTTTCT CACATTGCAGGAAGAATGGAGCAAGAGGCTGGCTCCACCAATGCTTCTGTGAGAAGCGAAATCCAAAGTGAGTCACTACAAGTAGGTCTTGCTATGCAACACATGGGTGCGCTTTTGCTAGAGCTTGGACGGACCATATTGATGTTGCGAATGGGACAGTCTCCT GCAGAAGCAGTGGTTAATGCTGGGCATGCAGTCTATATATCACCATTGGGGCCTAATCCTATCATGGTTCAG CCTTTCCCCCACCAAACCAGCCCACTCTTTAATACTCCTTCAGCTTCTACACCAAATACGGGTCCTTCAGTTCCAGTTGGTATAGTCGGCAGTGCTCCTAGGAATATAAATATTCACATACATGCCG GGACATCACTTGCTCCAGTAGTTTCTGCTATTGGCGCAAGAGGTGCTGGTGGTGATGGTTCACTGGGAGAGCGTGGTTCCACTGCCTCTGGTAATTCCGGCGTGAATCAGGGTTTACCCGTGAGAAATGTCATTGCTACTGCTGTACCATCTCGTGCCACAACCATTGCCGTCACCCCAGTTCTTAGTACATCACAATCTATTGGTAATGTTACCTCCTCTCAAGCTCCTGATGCAGCTGCGCTATCATCTGTGATTTCTCAAGTAAATTCACAGATCAGAAATTTCATTGATAACATGCACCCTGATATCCAGAATTCTTCAG GGCAACAGGAGAATCCTGTAGTTCCAAGTTCTGCTGCATCAGGTGGGGGTAGTGTTGATGCTGGTCATCTGTCTAATATGATGTCTTCTGAGAGTATTGGGAAGACACATGAATCACATGTTGGTTCTGTTTCTGGTCAACAAACCCAGGAG GATATCAAGAGAGTGGGCATCCAAGGTGACTCTTCAAAGTCAAATGAGGAGTCAGTACGTTTGGAGGAACCTTCGTCTAGCATTGCTGATGGAGAACAAGCTGACAAATCTACGAGTGCGAAACAAATACCTCTTGGTTTAGGTGGTGGTCTGCAGCCAAAG AAACGAAGTCGGCAATCAAAGATGCATCCTGTGAGCGGTGAAGCTGGACCTTCTAGTTTTGATCAGGGTCAACAAGCTAGGATTAGTGGCCAGCAGATTCTGCAGTCACTTGCATCTCGAAGCACATCTGGTGTAAATAATTCTACTGAACATGGTACTGGGCAACCCCAGCAAGGATTTAGGCAGTCTGTGGAAGGCTTGCAATCGAATGCACAGGGTTCAGATGGGCAGTTTGATGTAACAGGCATGATGTCGCAACTTCTTGAGAGTCCAGCTTTAAGTGGATTGTTGTCTGGGGTTGCTCAGCAGTCAGGGGTTGGTTCTCCTGATGTTCTGAGAAATATGCTACAACAGTTTACACAAAACCCTGCAATGATAAATACGGTTAACCAACTTGCTCAACAAGTTGACACAGAAGAATTTAGGGATATGTTTGCAGATATGGGATCCGGTGAAGATGGTACTATTAATTTTTCAACAATGTTTCAGCAAATGATGCCCGTTGTTTCTCAGGTTCTTGGCAGTGGCTCAGTTCAGAATGGACTGCGAAATGTGCTGCCTGGACTGCTGCCACAATCAGGTGACAGGAGATCAGGAGAGAATTCATTTGATCTAAATTCTCAG AGTAATGTTCAAGAGGTAGTTCAAAGGATTGCACTTCACAGTCCATCTCCAGATATATTTCATGCTATGGTTCAAAATGCTGCTGAAAGCTTGGAAGCTGCTGAACGAGAGCAAATTGATGGATTATGTAGCAA
- the LOC130798874 gene encoding uncharacterized protein LOC130798874, which produces MRTILEDEKVFIVGDFNEHIVRDAGNYNSVHGGFGFGARNESGENLLEFVLAKELFIANSIFRKKDEHLITYKSGEHATQVDYFLVRKGDRPSCLDCNVVLGTEMPTQHRLLVQVFRMRKKIVEKKVEFRGYGHNPIKQDKFIGLLKPVGGCEM; this is translated from the coding sequence ATGAGAACTATCCTGGAAGATGAGAAAGTTTTCATAGTAGGAGACTTTAACGAACATATAGTCAGAGATGCGGGCAACTATAACTCGGTACATGGAGGGTTTGGTTTTGGGGCAAGGAATGAGAGTGGGGAGAATTTGCTGGAGTTTGTGCTAGCAAAAGAATTGTTTATAGCAAACtcgatctttagaaagaaagatgagcaTTTGATCACATATAAGAGCGGCGAACATGCAACCCAAGTTGACTATTTCTTAGTGCGCAAGGGAGATCGACCCTCATGCTTGGATTGTAATGTGGTGTTGGGTACAGAGATGCCCACCCAACACAGGCTTTTAGTACAAGTTttcaggatgaggaagaaaatcgTAGAGAAGAAGGTCGAGTTCAGGGGATATGGTCACAACCCTATCaagcaagataagtttattggGCTTCTCAAGCCAGTCGGAGGATGCGAAATGTAG